Genomic segment of Kogia breviceps isolate mKogBre1 chromosome 9, mKogBre1 haplotype 1, whole genome shotgun sequence:
atgaccctttgtttttcttagattccatacatatgtgttagcatacggtatttgtctttctctttctgacttacttcactctgtatgacagactccaggtccatccacctcactacaaataactcaattttgtttctttttatggctgagtaatattccattgtatatatgtgccacatcttctttatccattcatctgttgatggacacttaggttgcttccatgtcctggctattgtaaatagagctgcaatgaacattttggtacatgactcttttggaattatggctttctcagggtatatgcccagtagtgggattgctgggccatacggtagttctatttttagttttttaaggaaccttcatacttttctccatagtggctgtatccatttacattcccaccaacagtgcaagagggttcccttttctccacaccctctccagcatttatcatttgtagattttttgatgatgaccattctgaccggtgtgagatgatatctcattgtagttttgatttgcatttctcaaatgattagtgatgttgagcattctttcatgtgcttgttggcaatctgtatatcttctttggagaaatgtctatttaggtcttctgcccatttttggattgggttgtttgtttttttgatattgagctgcgtgagctgcttgtaaattttggagattaatcctttgtcagttgcttcgtttgcaaatattttctcccattctgagggttgtcttttggtcctgtttatggtttcctttgctgtgcaaaaggttttaagtttcattaggtcccatttgtttatttttgttcttatttccatttctctaggaggtgccaGATCCTCTAgcaaggatcttgctgtgatttatgtcatagagtgttctgcctatgttttcctctaagagtttgataggaAAGTTCTCTAAGTCCACACCTAAACAGGAGCTCCAGGGGCCCTGGCAGTGCTCCCCTGGCTCTCTCTGGTTCCCCAAGACACCACCATCTGGGCTCTACAGCCCCTTGCCTCGGGCTCGCCACATCTGGAGCAGAGATGGCAGAGTGGCGTGTGGTTGCATCTGCCCTGATGTGCTTACAAACATGTTTATGATAATTACCAAGAGCTAAACATTGGGAGAAACCACATCAAAGTCTGGATTTCTGtgttttttccccacaaaaaCTTGGAAGGCCTGGCATCACTGGGCCTGAATTCCATGCAGCTCCACTGCTGGTGTGAGGTGGGCATGACTTGAGTTGCTGTCCCTGATGGCTTGAGGGGTGTGCAGTCACGTTCAGATTGAAGCTCTGCTGTCACCATTTTGAAACTCTCAGTTTATGAACAAAGGACCCCATGTTTTCACTTTGCATGGGACCCTGCAAATTACAAATTCCTTAGCCAGGCCCACCTGCAGTGGCCCGTGTGCTGCTCCCAAGGGCCCACACTGTGACTTACTCACCTCTGGGTGTCCGCCTCCTCCCCACAACAGAGCCTGGGACAGAGAAGCTCAAACACATGCTTAGAAAGTGCCAGAACACAAGGGTGGTGCATAGAGAAGACAAAATCATAACATGCCATACCCATCTCTAATTGGCAAAGCACTCTGACACATGTTCTTTCCCTCACTTCTCTCAGCTACCCAGGTAATAGGAGGAGTAGGTGTTACCAACCCCTCTAGGGGAAGAGGAACCGCCCAGGGAGTTGGGTTTATCTACCTGACATCACACAGCAAACCCAGGTCTTCCATctcttgggagagctggtttccTTTGGTCCAGGGGATGTAGGGagtgctgggggtggagggaagctgGGAAGACAGGGCCACACGGGGTTTTCTGCCGGGGGGACGCACCCAGCAGAGGGGGCATGCCAGGAAGCGCGGCGCCAGGTGGGGCCTGACGCTGTGGCCTCTCACAGGCACGGGCTGCAACGCCTGCTACATGGAGGAGATGCAGAACGTGGAGCTGGTGGAAGGGGACGAGGGCCGCATGTGTGTCAACACCGAGTGGGGTGCCTTCGGGGACTCGGGCGAGCTGGACGAGTTCCTGCTGGAGTACGACCGTGTGGTGGATGAGAACTCCCTGAACCCCGGCCAGCAGCTGTAAggaccgcccctccccctccccccacgccggccccgccccgctcTGGCGGCAGATGGGGCCGACCCGCAGATAATGGGCTTGTTTTTAAACAGCTCTGGGGAAAAGCAAACTGACAATCCCTTCGTAAGCTGGCTCTTCTCTTCCTTCAGCTTGTACGCGTGTGCCCCTCTGTGAATCGGGAACAGTGAGAGATGCCAAGGATTAGTCTTTAAAAAGAGGGtctatggggacttcccttgtggcccagtggttaagactccacgcttctactgcaggaggcgtgggttccatccctggtcggatgccacatgccgcgcagcgtggccaaactaagattacaaaaaaaaaaaaaaagagggtctgTGGATAGATGAGCGGGACCCTCCCTGCTTCCGACAGGTGACCCCTGGCACAGGAAGGCTCTGAGACGCCCCCAACAACCTTAACTGGGTTTAGCCCAGAGTTCCCCAAAGTACAGCTCTGAACACGTTCACAGAATGAGTCATAGTATTTGGGGGATGCTGTGGGTTCGCAGACAGCTGGAGAGCCAGCCCTCACAGAGCTTGTCCTGAGTCAGGGCTCTCCTTTATCAGCCGCCTTCTGCGGCGCGCCAGGCACGTGCTAATTCTTTCATGAGCTTCCTCTCGGGCTCCCATAAACCTCCACTAGGTCGGTAGTATTCAGTGTACTACAAGATGAAAATACGGAGGTTTACAGACTAGCGCCACCGGACCAACTCCGTGGATTCCAGGAGCGCAGGGACCTAGGAGCCCTAGCAAGTGAGCAGAGGCCTGCCCCAGGCTGGTCACTAGCCCCTCTAAGCCTGAGCTTCCCCAGCTGACACTGGGTGATGAGAACAGCACTCGTTCCACAGCTGTGGGAAAACCCAAGTGGGCTCAGCGCAGGGTCCTTCCTGAGGATGGCCTCAGAGGGACTGAGTCGAGGCCCCACAGTAGAGCATTCTCCCAAGGCCCCAAAGCCCCTGTTGATAAATGCAGGAACGGGCATGAACCCGGTTTTGCCAAGGCGGTGGGTGGTCACAGCGTCCCACATGGCCTCTTCGTGGCAGTGACTGGGGGTGGTGGCTGGCCTCCTCCTGCTCGTGGGGACCTCCCTGCTGGGGATGACCCGGCTGCTCTCTGTCCAGGTACGAGAAGCTCATCGGCGGCAAGTACATGGGCGAGCTGGTGCGGCTCGTGCTGCTGAAGCTTGTGGACGAGAACCTGCTCTTCCACGGGGAGGCCTCGGAGAAGCTGCGCACGCGCGGCGCCTTCGAGACGCGCTTCGTGTCGCAGGTGGAGAGGTGCGCGGGGGGCGAGGGGTGGGGTACAGTGGTGGCGTGCGCGGGGAGGGGTCCTGGACCCGTACCCACGGGCCGTGGGGGCGGGGCCCGGGAGGGGCTCAGAGTGCAGGGGCGGGACCCTGGTGATGTCAGGGGGCCGGACTCGGGGCAGGAGCCCAGGACTGCGTAAGGTTCCGGGGTGGGGCAACGGCGGCGGGAGTAGGGGAACCCGCCGTCGGGCAGCTGACGGAGACCAGGCGTCCTCTCGGTGCTTCCCCACCCGCTGTGGACCTCGTCTCACTTCACACAACAGCCCCGAGGCGCGGTAATGTCACCCACGTTAGGGCGGAAACGCTGGGTTTAGAGAGAGGAGTAATGACCAGATTACTGCTGGTCCTTGGCGGAGTCAGACTCGCTCCGCTCGGAAACCCGAGCCCCAAAAGTGCTTTGCCTGGGAGAGGTGGGCGTGGGGAGAAGAGGCCGCCGCTGTGCGGATCGGGCTGGTCCAGGACCAAGCGACCCTCCCGCAACGCCCTCCTGTCCCCGCCCCGCAGTGACTCGGGCGACCGCAAGCAGATCTACAACATCCTGAGCACGCTGGGGCTGAGGCCGTCGGCCACCGACTGCGACATCGTGCGCCGCGCCTGCGAGAGCGTGTCCACCCGCGCCGCGCGCATGTGCGCCGCGGGGCTGGCGGGCGTAATCAACCGCATGCGCGAGAGCCGCAGCGAGGACGTGATGCGCATCACCGTGGGCGTGGACGGCTCAGTGTACAAGCTGCACCCCAGGTGGGCCCGCTCGGCCGTCTGCACCTCCCCGCCGGGTCCAGCCTCCCTCTTGTGAGTTTGCCTCCTAAGGGCAGAGCGCAGGCCTCGGTCTCCATCTATGATATGCAGGCCGGAACGGGTGCTCTCCGAGGTCCCAAGGATTCTTAATCTCCTCGCTCCCCCTAAGCCCACAGACTCAGGGGAAGGTTCCCCTTGGCTTACCCCCTGACCTGCCTTAAGCGCCTTAACTAACCGCGGCCCCGCTTGCCCCCTGCTCAGCTTTAAGGAGCGGTTCCACGCCAGCGTGCGCAGGCTGACGCCCAGCTGTGAAATCACCTTCATCGAGTCGGAGGAGGGCAGCGGCCGGGGTGCGGCCTTGATCTCTGCGGTGGCCTGTAAGAAGGCCTGCATGCTGGGCCACTGAGAATAACGGCTGCAAGGCAAGGAGGAGGCTGTGGCCGCTACTAGACCTGGGCCCCAGGGGACACACTCCCTATAGGTCCCCCCCAACCTGGTCCAGTCAAGAGGCTTCTCCTTGTAAGGACCTTGGATGCCTCCCATCCCCGCTGTCACCCCAGGAGATGGGGAAAGCTTCTCTGGGGATGCGGTGAGGCCCTGGGCAGGCCTCTTCTCTCAGGGTCAGTTGGTAGGATAGCCCTAGGGCTCTGACTGGGTTGGGGGCTGAGATGAACAGGAATGGAGAACCCCCAAAGTACCTCACCTTTCTTGCTGCAATCAAGGGCCCAGAGGGGAGTTATTAACTCAGGATTTTGTTGCATTTCTGCACTGCTTGCCTCTTGGAGCTTTCAGCCTCGCTCAGCCCTGGCTCTGGGAAGGGGGTGCTCTCTGGACCCTACTATGGCCTGGATTCCCTGGGAACCCAGCCCACATGGGGAGGCAGCCCTCATGACCTGGCCAGACCTAGACTTGGGCTCCACAGGGGGCCCCGGGGAGCTGCTGATCACCCAGGCTTGGGAAATGGAAGGGACCAGCTCCATGTTGGAGGCTGTGGGTACCCCGAGGCCTGGAGATGGCAGCCTTTTCCCTCCCATCCTGCCATCCCTGAGTGGTTTCTGGTTCTGGGATGGACCCTCACAGGAGGTGCAAGAGACAGAGTCCCCAAAGCCCCTGCCCAGAGGGGCCCGGGAAGAGGAGGAGTCCCCCTACCCACAGACAGGCCTGGGAGCATCTCCGGGATCGAGTCCTCGGCTCCCATGGCGCTGGGCACTCAGAAACCCCAGCAGCACTCAGCACACCCCCAAGGGACAACCCAGGCCTCTTTCTTCTCACCAGACCTCCATGTACCACACCAACCTCTCCACGCCCAACCTGGAactgtgtgggtttttttaattaaaagttttaaaagtttagaaCATGACCTTGTCCACCATTCTTTGATCTCTGTGTATAAGACTGTGGGACAATAAACATATAGACGTGGTCACATGTACACAGACACTCTGCAGGCCTAGGCATGTTTTGGAATTTGCCATCCTCTCCACAGAGCTATGCCAGGGAGTGTGAAGAGTGACAGACGAGGCCTTAGGAACAGGAATGGGGTGGCGTGGGGGGAGGTGGTCAGAGGTCCTGGGCAAGCCCAGGACCTCTGCCCACCAGCCTGTGGGATGCGGGGTGTGGTTCTGAGGTCTCCAAGAGCTCCAAGGGAGTGCCTGGGAAGGAGTGGGGCTGCTCTGGGAAGGGGGACGGCTGGTTCTTGGGACTGGTCCTGCTGTAGGTCGGTCTCAACAGGGGATCCCTTGGAGCTACTTGGGTTGTGACAGTGACTGCAGTGGGGGGCCAGGATTACTAGAAGTCACATGGTTTCTGTGGTCCTTCCAACTTGGTCCTGAATGAAATGCCTATTTCATTCTAGTTAGCTAAGACTAGGGCCTAAGACCAGTTACTTATGAACATGTATTTGTAAGATTTTAACATACACGTACTTTTTGTTTCAGGTTTTTGGatgttatcttttttaaatttaatttttattttatattggactatagttgatttacaatgttgtgttagtttcaggtgtacagcaaagtgattcagttatacatatacattttcaaattcttttcccatttaggttattacagagtattgagtagagttccttgtgccacacagtaggtccttgttgattatctattttgtatatagtagtgtgtattccTCTCACTTTTCAGTGAGAGAAACTGTCCAGCAAATCTGGAATGACTGTGTTGTTTTATTCAGAACTTAACCCAAAGTTGTGATTTTGAGTTGTCACATCCGCCTTGAGATGCTCTCTCATTTTCTGGTATGTGGTCCATGTGGAATTACTTCTGATCTTTTTAGTTCTCTCGAGTCTAAATTATGCATCAGAAGTTTGTGTGAGCATCTGATGGCTTCATTATCAGTAGTAATGTACTTGTGTTCCACCATTCAGCTACAGTATTTGATCTCATTTTACCATAAATTATTTCCTAGTTGTCCTTTATGTTATGGTTCAGGGCATTGTATTGTtgtgggggggttttttttggttttttttggttttttttgggttttttttttacaattctcTATGGAGGTAGCTTGTATAGcctatgaatttcatttcaggaGAGTAAAAGAGGTGTTACAAGATACTTCTGTGCTATACAAAAGGGACATTGGGGCTGATAGATGAgagccctgccctcccagccGGCCTCCCCACATTCCTCACCCCGGTGGGGCCATCTCCTGTTCCGGGCTCAGGGAGCAGCCAGCAGCCCACTCCTGCTCTGGGCGGTCCCCGGCCCCCCAGCCCCTGTCTGCCCCGGGCCCCGCAGGGAGCCTCGAGGCTGCTGCTCTGGCACAGCAGACGCAGCCCGGGCCCCTCACTCTGCGGTTGAGCCCCACAGGAAGGGCTCATGACCCGCTTTCCTGGGGATCCCAGGGGATGCTTGGGGTCCAGGCAGTGCTCCGTGCTCCAAAAGCATCACACGGAGGCTCTGTTTGGGGTCACAGCCAGCTCAGGGCTGCCTTCTGCCCCTTGGTCAgaggggccagaggccagggccgAGCATCTTCACCAAAACCTCTGGGAATCCTCAGGGGTCTCAGGCCAGAGACCATCCTCAGAACCACCAACTGCCCTCCCAAGCCCAGTGGGGGTTCTGGGTTGGAACTGCAAGAAGGACAGTCAGGTGGGGTTCCAGGGGCCCCTGATTCAGCACGAGAGCGGTGAGAGTTGCGACCCGGCTCTCAGGAGGTGTTTCACCCGGTGCTGTCAGGGTGGGTAGACACCCGGATGTCACAGGTCAGGGGCAGGGGGTGCCTGAAGGTCACCAGGAACGTGGCTGGAATCTGCTCGGGGGCCCTGTCCTCCCCTAGCCCAGGCAGAGGCTGCCAAGTTTGGGCCTATCCTCTCGTCCTGTCCTTATTTGGTGTGCTCCAGGTGATAAGGCTGAGACATAAAGGGGGCTGTGGGCCCCTCGCAGCAACCAGGCTGCTGCAGAGAGAGACGATGGTGAGTGCCAGGTGGGGGGGACTCGAGGCCAGCGGCCCCCCAGGTGCTGTCCTTTGGGCTGGGGGAGCGGAGCCAGTGACTTCTGTGCCTGTGTTGGGCCGGGAGCGACGGTCTCCAgggacaggaagaggaagaggacccTGACCCGGGCTCTCCCGGGAATGCTCTGGGGAGGTCCGTGGCGGGGAGTCCTtgaggagctggggagaggacCCCTCCGCACCTACTGTATTGCAGGCCAGCAGGAAGGCGGGCACCCGGGGCAAGGCTGCGGCCACCAAGCAGGCCCAGCGAGGCTCTTCCAACGTCTTTTCCATGTTTGAGCAAGCCCAGATCCAGGAGTTCAAGGAAGTGAGTGCCCTACCCCCAACAGCCTGGGACCCATCTGGACACCCTGCCCCCAGTACACCCCTCTTCTCTGTAGGTCGGTGGTCCTGGCCCCTGTCCTTGACCCTCCCACCACCCGGGATGCCCCCACCTCCCGCCTCCCCTGGGTGGGGACTGCTCCCACCTGGAGTCTGTGGCCCGAACCTCACAGGCCTTCAGCTGCATCGACCAGAATCGGGACGGCGTCATCTGCAAGTCGGACCTTCGAGAGACCTACTCCCAGCTGGGTGAGGACGCCCACCCCCCGCCCGGCCCTGCCCTGCTCGCTCCAGAGTCCGGGCTCAGAGCTGCTGGGCCGGGGGGAGCCTGCTGAGAGGGGATGGGCAGGCTCGCAACTGGCAGCGCCCCGCGGCCTGTATTCTTctcccggctccccctcccccctcctctcacacccctcccccatcacacCACCTCCGCCATCACACTTTCCTTCCACTTCATCTCCCCCACCGAGAGCTGCCTCTCACTCTCTaccctgggaaggagggaggggcagcccAGGCCCTACTCGGGGACACTCAAGGTCCCTGTGTCCATTTCACGTCCCGCCCCACCAGGGAAGGTGAATGTTCCAGAAGAGGAGCTGGATGCCATGCTGCAGGAAGGGAAGGGGCCCATCAACTTCACTGTCTTCCTCACACTATTTGGAGAGAAGCTCAACGGTGAGCCTGGGGCAGCTCTGGATCCCCCTGGCCAGGCAGCGAGCTTGAACCCCACCTGGACCCGGCCTGAATCCCACCCAGAGGGTGTAGGGCCCACCTCTGCATGCCAGACCCATGAGCACTGATCACCCCAAGTCTCGGGGTTGGAAGATATGCCTTCAGCCTCCAGTCCCAAATCCCAGTCCTAGTCTCCCTGCCAGCCTCACCCATCTCAGAAGGACGGCCGACCCCGGCGCCTCTGAGCCCCGAGGGGCACTTTCTGTCGGAACACCCTCTCGCTTCTCTGGAACTGGAGGACTCCCCCTGCACCCTGGGTTCCTCCTGGGTGGGACCGGGAGGATGGCAGTGTGGCTGCTTACCTGGCCCCCTCGGCCTCCCAGGGACAGACCCCGAGGAAGCCATCCTGAGCGCCTTCCGCCTGTTTGATCCCAGTGGCAAGGGCGTGGTGAACAGGGACGAGTAAGTGGGAGCAGCAGGGCGAGTGCCGGGGGGGCGCCATGTTGGACCGAAGCAGGGAGGGCGGAGGGCCCCCTTGTGAGGTGGCTACCTGTACTTCGGGGCCCTCTCTGCTCCTCGGTGGGGGGGTGGCCACCCGGGCCAGGGGAGCCTCCATTTTCCCCTCCCGGATCGGCCGCCCCTGCCAGGccctccccactgctccccacctcctccaggtTCAAGCAGCTTCTCCTGACCCAGGCAGACAAGTTCTCTCTGGCCGAGGTGAAGATTCCGGCTCCTTCAACACCCCACCAGGCCCCTTCGCAGGGCCCCCACCCCGCAGGGCCCTGGGGAGGTCTCGGTGACCCACTGCCCTCATGGGCTTAGAGCCCGGCTTTCCGGAGGAGGTGCCATCTCTCTTGGGATCTGGAGGGTGAAGGATGTGGAATCAGAAAGGGA
This window contains:
- the GCK gene encoding hexokinase-4 isoform X2 translates to MCAAGLAGVINRMRESRSEDVMRITVGVDGSVYKLHPSFKERFHASVRRLTPSCEITFIESEEGSGRGAALISAVACKKACMLGH
- the GCK gene encoding hexokinase-4 isoform X1, which encodes MLDDRARMEIAKKEKVEQILAEFQLQEEDLKKVMRQMQKEMDRGLRLETHEEASVKMLPTYVRSTPEGSEVGDFLSLDLGGTNFRVMLVKVGEGEEGQWSVKTKHQMYSIPEDAMTGTAEMLFDYISECISDFLDKHQMKHKKLPLGFTFSFPVRHEDIDKGILLNWTKGFKASGAEGNNIVGLLRDAIKRRGDFEMDVVAMVNDTVATMISCYYEDRRCEVGMIVGTGCNACYMEEMQNVELVEGDEGRMCVNTEWGAFGDSGELDEFLLEYDRVVDENSLNPGQQLYEKLIGGKYMGELVRLVLLKLVDENLLFHGEASEKLRTRGAFETRFVSQVESDSGDRKQIYNILSTLGLRPSATDCDIVRRACESVSTRAARMCAAGLAGVINRMRESRSEDVMRITVGVDGSVYKLHPSFKERFHASVRRLTPSCEITFIESEEGSGRGAALISAVACKKACMLGH
- the MYL7 gene encoding myosin regulatory light chain 2, atrial isoform isoform X2, translating into MSQVRGRGCLKVTRNVAGICSGALSSPSPGRGCQVWAYPLVLSLFGVLQVIRLRHKGGCGPLAATRLLQRETMASRKAGTRGKAAATKQAQRGSSNVFSMFEQAQIQEFKEAFSCIDQNRDGVICKSDLRETYSQLGKVNVPEEELDAMLQEGKGPINFTVFLTLFGEKLNGTDPEEAILSAFRLFDPSGKGVVNRDEFKQLLLTQADKFSLAEVEQMFALTPMDLAGNIDYKSLCYIITHGDEKEE
- the MYL7 gene encoding myosin regulatory light chain 2, atrial isoform isoform X1; the protein is MSQVRGRGCLKVTRNVAGICSGALSSPSPGRGCQVWAYPLVLSLFGVLQVIRLRHKGGCGPLAATRLLQRETMASRKAGTRGKAAATKQAQRGSSNVFSMFEQAQIQEFKEAFSCIDQNRDGVICKSDLRETYSQLGKVNVPEEELDAMLQEGKGPINFTVFLTLFGEKLNGTDPEEAILSAFRLFDPSGKGVVNRDEFKQLLLTQADKFSLAEVKIPAPSTPHQAPSQGPHPAGPWGGLGDPLPSWA